A region of Pseudomonas marginalis DNA encodes the following proteins:
- a CDS encoding acyl-CoA dehydrogenase, translating into MLPNDEQLQISDAARQFAQERLKPFAAEWDREHRFPKEAIGEMAELGFFGMLVPEQWGGCATGYLAYAMALEEIAAGDGACSTIMSVHNSVGCVPILSFGNDQQKEQFLKPLASGAMLGAFALTEPQAGSDASGLKTRARREGDHYVLNGCKQFITSGQNAGVVIVFAVTDPAAGKRGISAFIVPTDSPGYSVARVEDKLGQHASDTCQILFEDVKVPVANRLGEEGEGYRIALANLEGGRVGIASQSVGMARAAFEAARDYARERESFGKPIIEHQAVAFRLADMATQIAVARQMVHYAAALRDSGKPALVEASMAKLFASEMAEKVCSAALQTLGGYGYLSDFPLERIYRDVRVCQIYEGTSDIQRMVISRNL; encoded by the coding sequence ATGCTGCCCAATGACGAACAACTGCAAATCAGCGACGCCGCCCGGCAATTTGCCCAGGAGCGGCTCAAACCGTTTGCCGCCGAGTGGGACCGCGAACATCGCTTTCCCAAGGAAGCCATCGGCGAAATGGCCGAACTGGGCTTTTTCGGCATGCTGGTGCCCGAACAGTGGGGCGGTTGCGCCACGGGTTACCTGGCCTACGCCATGGCCCTGGAAGAAATCGCCGCCGGTGACGGCGCCTGCTCCACCATCATGAGCGTGCACAACTCGGTGGGCTGCGTGCCGATCCTGAGCTTCGGCAACGATCAGCAGAAAGAGCAATTCCTCAAGCCCCTGGCCAGCGGCGCCATGCTCGGTGCTTTCGCCCTGACTGAGCCGCAAGCCGGTTCGGATGCCAGTGGCCTGAAAACCCGCGCACGGCGTGAAGGCGATCATTACGTGCTCAATGGCTGCAAACAGTTCATCACTTCCGGCCAGAATGCCGGGGTGGTGATTGTGTTCGCGGTGACCGACCCGGCAGCGGGCAAGCGTGGCATCAGCGCGTTTATCGTGCCCACCGATTCGCCGGGCTACAGCGTGGCGCGGGTCGAGGACAAGCTCGGCCAGCATGCCTCCGATACCTGCCAGATCCTGTTCGAGGATGTGAAGGTGCCGGTGGCCAACCGTCTTGGGGAGGAGGGCGAGGGCTACAGGATCGCCCTGGCCAACCTTGAAGGCGGTCGCGTCGGCATCGCCTCGCAATCGGTGGGCATGGCCCGCGCCGCTTTCGAGGCTGCACGCGACTACGCCCGAGAGCGCGAAAGCTTCGGCAAACCGATCATTGAGCATCAGGCCGTGGCCTTTCGCCTGGCGGACATGGCCACGCAAATCGCCGTGGCACGGCAGATGGTGCACTACGCCGCCGCCCTGCGGGACAGCGGCAAGCCGGCGTTGGTCGAAGCTTCCATGGCCAAGCTGTTCGCCTCGGAAATGGCTGAGAAAGTCTGTTCCGCCGCCTTGCAAACCCTCGGCGGTTACGGTTACCTGAGCGACTTCCCCCTGGAGCGGATCTACCGCGATGTGCGGGTCTGCCAGATTTACGAAGGCACCAGCGATATTCAACGCATGGTCATCTCACGCAATCTCTAA
- a CDS encoding enoyl-CoA hydratase — MSYDTILLEVQGRVGLITLNRPQALNALNAQLVSELNQALDGLEANPEIGCIVLAGSKKAFAAGADIKEMAELTYPQIYLDDLFSDSDRVANRRKPIIAAVNGFALGGGCELALMCDFILAGDGAKFGQPEINLGVLPGMGGTQRLTRAVGKAKAMEMCLTGRFIDAVEAERCGIVARIVPADELLDEALKVATLIAGKSVPISMMVKESVNRAFEVSLSEGVRFERRVFHAAFATQDQKEGMAAFVAKRAPEFKDK; from the coding sequence ATGAGTTACGACACCATTTTGCTCGAAGTCCAGGGCCGCGTCGGGTTGATTACCCTCAATCGTCCCCAAGCCCTGAACGCCCTGAATGCGCAGTTGGTCAGCGAGTTGAACCAGGCGCTGGATGGCCTGGAGGCCAACCCGGAAATCGGCTGCATCGTGCTGGCCGGCTCGAAAAAAGCCTTCGCCGCCGGCGCCGACATCAAGGAAATGGCCGAGCTGACCTACCCGCAGATCTACCTCGACGACCTGTTCAGTGACAGCGACCGCGTCGCCAACCGTCGCAAGCCGATCATCGCCGCGGTCAACGGCTTCGCCCTCGGCGGTGGCTGCGAACTGGCGCTGATGTGCGACTTTATCCTGGCCGGTGACGGCGCCAAGTTCGGTCAGCCGGAAATCAACCTCGGCGTGCTGCCGGGCATGGGCGGCACCCAGCGCCTGACCCGCGCGGTGGGCAAGGCCAAGGCCATGGAAATGTGCCTGACCGGACGGTTTATCGATGCGGTGGAAGCCGAGCGCTGCGGGATTGTCGCGCGCATCGTGCCCGCCGATGAACTGCTCGACGAGGCGCTGAAGGTCGCCACGCTGATTGCCGGCAAATCGGTGCCGATCAGCATGATGGTCAAGGAAAGTGTGAACCGTGCGTTTGAAGTGAGCCTGTCGGAAGGCGTGCGCTTTGAGCGCCGGGTGTTCCATGCCGCGTTCGCCACGCAGGATCAGAAGGAAGGCATGGCGGCGTTTGTGGCCAAGCGTGCGCCTGAGTTCAAG